In Vitis vinifera cultivar Pinot Noir 40024 chromosome 17, ASM3070453v1, one genomic interval encodes:
- the LOC100248516 gene encoding 1-deoxy-D-xylulose 5-phosphate reductoisomerase, chloroplastic, whose product MALNLLPPAEIKLISFLDSTKSTRLPKLPGGFVLKRKDYGATFGRRVNCSAQPPPPAWPGRAVPELGRKTWDGPKPLSVVGSTGSIGTQTLDIVAENPDKFRIVALAAGSNVTLLADQVKTFKPQLVAVRNEALVNELKEALADCEHKPEIIPGEQGVIEVARHPEAVTVVTGIVGCAGLKPTVAAIEAGKDIALANKETLIAGGPFVLPLAHKHNVKILPADSEHSAIFQCIQGLPEGALRRILLTASGGAFRDWPVDKLKEAKVSDALKHPNWNMGKKITVDSATLFNKGLEVIEAHYLFGAEYDDIEIIIHPQSIIHSMVETQDSSVLAQLGWPDMRLPILYTLSWPDRIYCSEITWPRLDLCKLGSLTFKTPDNVKYPSMDLAYAAGRAGGTMTGVLSAANEKAVEMFIDEKIGYLDIFKVVELTCDKHQAELVTSPSLEEIVHYDLWARDYAASLHHSSSLMPVPA is encoded by the exons ATGGCTCTGAATCTCCTCCCTCCGGCAGAAATTAAGTTAATTTCGTTCCTGGATTCCACTAAATCCACTCGCCTCCCCAAGCTTCCAG GTGGATTTGTTTTAAAGAGAAAGGATTATGGAGCAACATTTGGTAGAAGAGTTAACTGTTCAGCACAGCCGCCTCCTCCAGCCTGGCCAGGACGAGCTGTTCCTGAGCTGGGGCGCAAGACTTGGGATGGTCCAAAGCCTCTCTCAGTTGTTGGATCTACTGGCTCCATTGGAACTCAG ACACTGGACATAGTTGCAGAGAATCCTGATAAATTCAGAATTGTGGCACTTGCAGCTGGTTCCAATGTGACTCTTCTTGCTGATCAG GTGAAGACGTTCAAGCCTCAATTAGTTGCTGTGAGAAATGAGGCATTAGTCAATGAACTCAAAGAGGCTTTGGCTGACTGTGAACACAAGCCTGAGATCATCCCTGGAGAGCAAGGTGTAATTGAG GTTGCCCGCCACCCAGAGGCAGTCACTGTAGTGACAGGAATAGTAGGTTGCGCAGGTTTAAAA CCTACAGTGGCTGCAATAGAAGCAGGGAAAGACATAGCCTTAGCCAACAAAGAGACCCTAATTGCTGGGGGTCCTTTTGTCCTTCCTCTTGCACACAAGCACAATGTAAAGATCCTTCCTGCTGACTCAGAACACTCTGCAATATTTCAG TGTATTCAGGGTTTGCCTGAGGGAGCACTTCGGCGCATTCTTTTAACTGCATCTGGAGGGGCATTCAG GGATTGGCCCGTTGATAAATTGAAAGAAGCTAAAGTTTCAGATGCTTTGAAGCATCCTAACTGGAATATGGGGAAAAAGATCACGGTTGACTCAGCTACCCTTTTCAATAAG GGTTTAGAAGTTATTGAAGCACACTATCTGTTTGGGGCTGAATATGATGATATTGAGATCATAATTCATCCACAATCTATCATACATTCTATGGTCGAAACACAG GATTCGTCTGTCCTGGCACAGTTGGGGTGGCCTGATATGCGTTTGCCAATCCTCTATACTTTATCGTGGCCAGACAGAATTTACTGCTCTGAGATAACTTGGCCACGACTTGATCTTTGCAA GCTTGGGTCACTGACATTTAAAACTCCTGACAATGTGAAATATCCATCCATGGATCTTGCCTATGCTGCTGGACGGGCTGGAGGCACCATGACAGGAGTTCTTAGTGCAGCTAATGAGAAGGCTGTGGAGATGTTTATTGATGAAAA GATTGGCTATCTAGATATATTCAAGGTCGTGGAACTAACATGTGATAAGCACCAGGCAGAGTTAGTAACTTCACCATCCCTCGAGGAAATCGTACATTATGACCTCTGGGCCCGGGACTATGCAGCCAGTTTACATCATTCTTCCAGTTTAATGCCTGTTCCAGCATGA
- the LOC100253619 gene encoding peroxisomal membrane protein PEX14 — protein sequence MATQSTPPPDSTTEKPQTPASEIVQPRNEDQQDAKAAATISPPSVFVNSEPMREEQVQNAVKFLSHPKVRGSPVIYRRSFLEKKGLTKEEIDEAFRRVPDQSPTVTGVQAVSANQDGQLKSSNIQQQAQAQTLHPSAATPAGVISKTGTQYRFHWSHAFLAIGFLAASGAGTAILFKNAFIPRLKSWIRKIVLEGENDIVQKSNSKPSLAEEATAAAKAAAAAAADVAKTSQEILTSKIEENRRLEEFMNLLNVQVQEMKSMSNAIRKLEGPNNSTGRLIQQEDTRGLMTTSKHLNVNGKAEFDSRSVRSSSPPASSEPSVAPHPKSYLEIMAMVQRGEKPPNIRDINDLPPNPNQPLSNPRLAPRTKPWEVGQVQYSAGHAYQSQVTGEGFNSRAQDNGVGYQLNGDSSTWWQQKNARITEIETEDEPRTASYTASNEQPIQRTWVPPQPPPIAMPEAAAAIRQPKSSIQRESLVNDQSVSRPSDEIDELQRITKISESGGVVEIKEESSGLNSSEMQQEQE from the exons ATGGCGACTCAATCCACGCCTCCTCCCGACTCTACAACCGAAAAACCCCAAACCCCAG CTTCTGAAATCGTACAACCAAGAAATGAGGAtcagcaagatgccaaggcagcAGCTACTATTTCTCCACCATCCGTGTTTGTGAACTCAGAACCCATGCGAGAGGAACAAGTACAAAATGCTGTTAAATTTCTTTCACACCCGAAAGTTAGAGGCTCTCCAGTCATCTACCGGCGATCTTTTCTTGAGAAAAAGGGCCTCACAAAAGAGGAGATAGATGAAGCCTTTCGCCGTGTACCT GACCAATCTCCAACTGTTACAGGTGTGCAGGCAGTTAGTGCAAATCAAG ATGGGCAGTTGAAGTCATCAAACATCCAACAGCAAGCCCAGGCACAAACTCTGCATCCTTCAGCAGCCACTCCTGCTGGTGTCATTTCCAAAACGGGAACCCAGTATCGATTTCACTGGTCTCATGCTTTTCTTGCTATAGGATTCCTTGCAGCTTCAGGTGCCGGAACAGCTATACTTTTTAAG AATGCTTTTATTCCTAGGTTGAAGTCCTGGATTCGCAAAATTGTATTGGAAGGGGAAAATGACATTGTGCAGAAATCTAACTCAAAACCAAGTTTGGCAGAAGAAGCAACAGCTGCCGCAAAAGCAGCTGCAGCTGCAGCTGCTGATGTGGCAAAAACAAGCCAGGAAATATTGACTTCTAAAATTGAAG aGAACAGACGACTGGAGGAATTTATGAATCTGTTAAATGTGCAAGTACAGGAAATGAAGTCAATGAGTAATGCTATTAGGAAGTTGGAAG GACCAAATAATTCAACTGGGAGACTAATTCAACAAGAAGATACTAGAGGCCTAATGACAACTTCAAAA CATTTAAATGTGAATGGAAAGGCAGAATTTGACTCACGCTCAG TGAGATCTTCATCGCCACCTGCATCTTCTGAACCCTCTGTTGCACCTCACCCAAAGTCATATTTGGAg ATCATGGCCATGGTCCAGAGAGGGGAGAAACCTCCTAACATTAGA GACATCAATGATTTACCCCCCAACCCTAATCAGCCACTTTCAAATCCTCGCTTGGCTCCAAGAACTAAG CCATGGGAAGTTGGACAGGTTCAATACAGCGCAGGCCATGCCTATCAGTCTCAAGTAACTGGTGAAGGTTTCAATTCCAGGGCACAAGATAATGGAGTCGGCTATCAGTTGAATGGTGACAGTTCAACTTGGTGGCAGCAAAAGAATGCCAGAATCACAGAAATTGAAACTGAAGATGAACCCAGGACCGCATCTTATACAGCAAGTAATGAGCAACCCATTCAGCGTACCTGGGTTCCTCCCCAGCCACCCCCTATTGCAATGCCAGAAGCAGCTGCAGCCATCCGACAGCCAAAATCTTCTATTCAGAGAGAATCATTAGTTAATGATCAGTCAGTATCTCGTCCTTCAGATGAAATTGATGAGTTGCAGAGGATCACAAAGATATCTGAATCTGGAGGTGTAGTTGAGATCAAAGAAGAGAGCTCAGGACTGAACTCAAGTGAGATGCAACAAGAACAAGAGTAA